In the Mytilus galloprovincialis chromosome 10, xbMytGall1.hap1.1, whole genome shotgun sequence genome, one interval contains:
- the LOC143049086 gene encoding sulfotransferase 1E1-like, with translation MGDKTLDDNTSSEWKPELKYDFDPITSEDEIITVDLGGIPIQCLKIGDALQNLKTAKLFPDYRKHVPSIRNMEMDADDVIICAFAKSGTHWLWEIASMLRSGKADYHGKEKTSAMFEFIPGEVLRVSPKPRIYNTHFSPQCLPKQAFDKKCKILFLQRNPKDVIVSLLPFLQGYNFIDSTIKWEEFIYKYMELEVESSLLNWFYYTRQWYEFLKEGHDNIYCLSYEDMKDDPVTEISKLAKFLEVEANSDLVKDIAVKCSFQNMKQAASSKQETFAINNKELAKKITNFTYRKGEVGDWKNYFTVAVNEKFNARFAKKMKGIDFKYRFSL, from the exons ATGGGAGACAAAACTTTAGATGATAATACTTCATCTGAATGGAAACCTGAATTGAAATATGACTTTG ATCCGATTACTAGTGAGGATGAAATTATTACCGTTGACTTGGGTGGAATACCAATACAATGTTTGAAGATAGGAGATGCATTACAGAATTTGAAAACGGCTAAATTATTTCCAGATTACAGAAAACACGTACCTAGTATCAGAAATATGGAAATGGATGCTGATGATGTCATAATATGTGCATTTGCAAAATCAG GGACACATTGGTTATGGGAAATAGCTTCCATGCTAAGAAGCGGAAAGGCAGATTATCATGGAAAAGAGAAAACTTCAGCCATGTTTGAATTCATTCCTGGAGAAGTGTTAAGGGTGTCACCAAAACCTCGTATTTATAATACTCATTTCTCGCCTCAGTGTTTACCAAAGCAGGCATTTGACAAAAAGTGCAAGATTCTGTTCCTTCAAAGAAATCCGAAAGATGTTATAGTGTCACTTCTTCCGTTTCTCCAGGGTTATAACTTCATAGATTCAACGATAAAATGGGAAGAATTCATCTACAAATATATGGAATTAG AAGTGGAATCTTCGTTATTGAACTGGTTTTACTATACAAGACAGTGGTATGAGTTCTTAAAGGAAGGACATGACAACATTTACTGCTTATCATATGAAGACATGAAAGAC GATCCAGTTACGGAAATATCGAAACTTGCTAAATTTCTAGAAGTTGAAGCAAACAGTGATTTGGTAAAAGATATAGCAGTCAAATGTAGTTTCCAAAACATGAAACAGGCAGCGAGTTCAAAGCAGGAAACATTTGCAATCAATAATAAAGAACTTGCtaagaaaattacaaatttcacatacAGAAAAG GTGAGGTTGGAGACTGGAAAAACTACTTTACCGTTGCTGTCAATGAGAAATTCAATGCTCGGTTTGCAAAAAAGATGAAAGGAATTGACTTTAAATATCGCTTTTCTTTATAA
- the LOC143048917 gene encoding uncharacterized protein LOC143048917, with product MYYTLQNLLIEEMNKITFNVALHVWKILSFRNSSIQAFGFVKGVVRIYLKDISMEADVMKYFKKFFKTNSLHVTMQVWPSNRQMTKYSFEQGSRIDVSNVPLAKNEEIKYGTLGMFLENRKKDLFFTTCAHVIEKGKYAFCPKDHSILGESVFTCEGPSSTSKQWLDLSLVKVHNSKIHECRFGLKGDSDCSHLSEYTIFSGFLDDIRSRPVYKWGARTNYTKGTIDDFVISKDESDQKYFLEIRVSGCGKFALPSDSGSLICMNYPSRNDNDPTAAFVIIGADQIPVEDQKITMFCCYSVSDAIEEIRICGTIGEGIQPCAVIRQSRRIASVSGCNPDLKTSVKRQKMLPPRK from the exons ATGTACTACACTTTACAAAATCTTTTGATAGAAGAAATGAACAAGATAACATTCAATGTTGCACTTCACGTTTGGAAGATTCTATCTTTCAG AAATTCCTCTATTCAAGCTTTTGGTTTTGTAAAAGGTGTTGTTCGCATCTACCTTAAGGACATATCAATGGAAGCCGATGTAATGAAATATTTCAAGAAGTTTTTCAAGACAAACAGTCTCCACGTAACAATGCAAGTATGGCCTAGTAATcgtcaaatgacaaaatattctTTTGAACAAGGGAGTCGCATTGATGTTTCGAATGTGCCATTAGCTAAAAATGAAGAAATCAAATATGGTACTTTGGGAATGTTTCTTGAAAACAGAAAGAAGGATTTATTTTTTACTACGTGTGCTCATGTTATTGAAAAGGGTAAATATGCATTTTGTCCAAAAGATCATTCAATTCTTGGAGAAAGTGTTTTTACCTGCGAAGGACCATCGTCAACCTCAAAACAGTGGCTTGATTTGTCATTGGTAAAAGTCCATAATAGCAAGATTCACGAATGCAGATTTGGTCTTAAAGGTGATAGTGACTGTTCTCATTTATCAGAATACACAATATTTTCGGGATTCCTAGATGATATTCGTTCAAGACCAGTTTATAAGTGGGGAGCTCGGACAAATTACACAAAAGGAACGATAGATGACTTTGTCATCTCAAAAGATGAGTCAGACCAGAAATACTTTCTTGAGATACGCGTGTCAGGTTGCGGTAAATTTGCGTTGCCTTCTGACAGTGGGTCCCTAATATGTATGAACTATCCATCACGTAATGATAATGATCCGACTGCAGCCTTTGTGATTATAGGTGCCGACCAAATACCAGTTGAAGATCAAAAGATCACTATGTTTTGTTGTTACAGCGTTTCAGATGCTATTGaagaaataagaatatgtggaACCATTGGAGAAGGTATACAACCTTGTGCTGTAATAAGACAATCCCGTCGAATCGCCTCTGTATCTGGATGTAATCCAGATTTAAAGACATCtgtcaaaagacaaaaaatgttaCCACCGCGAAAGTAG